A genomic stretch from Penicillium digitatum chromosome 4, complete sequence includes:
- a CDS encoding Tetratricopeptide-like helical codes for MFRAASRHTSAQAAKLLQPQPKSLTRSIYTNCTTRPTPQSRINNGKPLASPYISGTRHLTIMQKISRKYREASKGIWRKNPILMPLAIFSVVGGAFIFAYISYVELTRVGPQYHKFPPPVADALRTAIYYTEIDLNPAKSMKAYREALRISFEMGIHPYSDEILGIKLQVAMMLEKAGLVKPAIDVLERTKNETLAWVEDVTAGNDTAAAEKVKQAQAQVQKSTVNVQVDTEAIQETEEDLKAMAQYEARQRDKALKKVVGIAMKLGELYSSEYIQDEKKAEVAQVAAVEICLKEMHRRQRLGLPVGSSSSGEGSDGEAWLNLTEIATALAELAATYTAKERYELAMPLYMRALDLIRAAEGTSKSCKQVVLLNDIATALVGQIQLPAKSQPQQQPVTAEQTVEAAQKWAEKAIEVAAHIQPPLRDEECDITCVVATYNLGELAELRKKPEVAKQRYIEAKAMADGIGYEEGSMMAKEALKRLGKR; via the coding sequence ATGTTCCGCGCAGCATCACGGCACACGAGCGCGCAAGCCGCAAAACTTCTACAACCACAACCAAAGAGCCTCACCCGCTCAATATACACAAACTGCACAACCCGACCAACCCCCCAATCCCGCATCAACAATGGCAAACCACTTGCAAGCCCCTACATCTCCGGCACACGACACCTCACGATCATGCAGAAAATCAGCCGGAAATACCGCGAAGCTTCTAAAGGAATCTGGCGCAAGAATCCCATCCTCATGCCACTAGCAATCTTCTCCGTTGTCGGTGGAGCCTTTATTTTCGCCTACATCTCCTACGTGGAATTGACACGAGTCGGGCCACAGTACCACAAATTCCCGCCGCCGGTGGCCGACGCTCTCCGCACGGCTATCTATTACACCGAGATCGATCTCAACCCAGCTAAATCGATGAAGGCATACAGAGAGGCGCTGCGTATATCATTTGAGATGGGAATACACCCATACTCGGATGAGATACTTGGGATCAAGCTGCAAGTTGCTATGATGCTGGAGAAGGCTGGACTTGTGAAGCCTGCGATTGATGTGTTGGAGCGAACGAAGAACGAGACTCTGGCCTGGGTGGAGGATGTCACAGCAGGAAACGATACTGCAGCGGCCGAGAAGGTGAAGCAAGCGCAGGCGCAGGTGCAGAAGAGCACGGTCAATGTTCAGGTTGACACCGAGGCGATTCAGGAAACCGAAGAGGACCTGAAAGCAATGGCGCAGTATGAGGCTCGTCAGCGAGATAAGGCACTCAAGAAGGTTGTCGGCATTGCAATGAAGCTTGGCGAGCTTTATTCCAGCGAGTACATTCAGGATGAGAAGAAAGCCGAGGTCGCGCAGGTCGCTGCTGTGGAGATCTGTCTGAAGGAAATGCACCGTCGCCAGAGGCTGGGACTTCCTGTTGGAAGCTCTAGCAGTGGTGAGGGCTCGGACGGCGAGGCATGGCTGAACCTCACTGAGATCGCGACGGCGCTGGCTGAGCTTGCTGCTACCTATACCGCCAAGGAGCGGTATGAGCTGGCCATGCCGCTGTATATGCGTGCGTTGGATTTGATCCGCGCCGCGGAAGGAACTTCCAAATCGTGCAAACAGGTCGTGCTGCTGAACGACATTGCTACCGCTCTGGTCGGCCAGATTCAACTACCCGCCAAGTCTCAGCCACAGCAACAACCTGTTACGGCGGAGCAGACTGTTGAGGCTGCCCAGAAGTGGGCGGAAAAGGCCATTGAGGTTGCGGCGCACATCCAACCTCCTCTACGTGACGAGGAGTGCGATATTACTTGTGTGGTTGCGACGTATAACCTGGGCGAGCTGGCTGAGCTGCGTAAGAAGCCAGAAGTCGCCAAGCAGCGGTATATTGAGGCCAAGGCGATGGCCGATGGGATTGGATATGAGGAAGGGAGTATGATGGCCAAGGAGGCTTTGAAGAGACTTGGAAAGAGATGA
- a CDS encoding TPR repeat protein: MSGPRILQRLVRPVPSSLSTITRSNRQFGATTLRFKDGDEAAPEVKAHRSNQSKKSPNQFVPNTTSTMTKDFINVGQKPPPPEMLNSVDPNYRPSDPYPGRIEHFTGGRQDNGAQKPELGVGEMEGITFKVEPLKRVGEELATKRARLLYQSRKRGILESDLLLSTFADVYLGKMDYDQLVEYDSFLDENDWDIYYWATQDPPEEISPTAPKEDTITEGWKETGAKSGEWAQTIGAFRAAYRPVPSRWRGSEVLTLLREHVRDKSATGFEKAKNKKTGGGGLGRMPDVQVFNS; this comes from the exons ATGTCCGGCCCACGTATACTGCAGCGCCTTGTGCGACCAGTGCCATCATCCTTAAGCACAATCACAAGATCAAACCGCCAATTCGGCGCAACAACTCTACGCTTCAAAGATGGCGACGAAGCTGCTCCGGAGGTAAAGGCGCACCGCTCAAACCAGTCCAAAAAGTCTCCGAATCAATTTGTGCCCAACACAACCTCTACTATGACAAAGGACTTCATCAATGTCGGCCAGAAGCCACCGCCACCGGAGATGCTGAACTCAGTCGATCCCAATTACAGACCGTCCGATCCGTACCCCGGAAGGATTGAACATTTCACCGGTGGTCGTCAGGATAACGGAGCGCAGAAGCCAGAGCTTGGCGTTGGCGAGATGGAGGGTATTACGTTTAAGGTTGAGCCCTTGAAGAGAGTTGGGGAGGAACTTGCCACGAAGAGAGCACGTTTGCTAT ATCAAAGCCGCAAGCGCGGAATCCTGGAGTCAGACCTGCTACTCTCGACCTTCGCAGATGTCTACCTGGGCAAGATGGACTACGATCAGCTCGTCGAATACGACAGCTTCCTCGACGAAAATGACTGGGACATCTACTACTGGGCTACGCAGGACCCGCCGGAGGAGATCTCACCCACTGCTCCAAAAGAGGATACCATCACCGAGGGTTGGAAGGAGACCGGTGCCAAAAGCGGTGAATGGGCGCAGACCATCGGTGCTTTCAGAGCGGCTTACCGGCCTGTTCCGTCGCGCTGGCGGGGCTCTGAGGTACTCACGCTCCTCAGAGAGCATGTTCGCGATAAGAGTGCTACTGGCtttgagaaggccaagaataAGAAGACTGGTGGCGGTGGCTTGGGAAGAATGCCCGATGTTCAGGTGTTTAACTCATGA
- a CDS encoding FAD binding domain family protein, which produces MFTARLFGRQARVSPKWTSFRCVSTLEGSPHIYVFQNAGPASGTHVLSLLPSEPVNPDLAIGLATQLPPTTDSFKENPKFLNIVQEVCSEFAHEDPDAKSQAQVMVSVAGANLNSGGVLSTGRNGRRRGDSSSGASGQGGAGAGGRGGWIHVSDGRRPPDYGRIAWPEDMFGSLEVDSNGQFVGENGNYQPSGTYRILTRDGIFGLSPFLREKLVQKLRELEK; this is translated from the exons ATGTTTACAGCAAGATTATTTGGCCGACAGGCCCGGGTTTCTCCCAAATGGACTTCGTTCCGTTGTGTATCGACATTGGAAGGGTCTCCGCACATA TACGTATTTCAAAATGCTGGACCAGCAAGTGGAACTCACGTCTTGTCACTATTGCCTTCCGAACCAGTCAACCCAGACCTGGCTATCGGACTCGCGACTCAACTACCACCGACAACAGACTCCTTCAAAGAGAACCCTAAATTCCTGAATATAGTACAAGAAGTGTGCTCAGAATTCGCACATGAAGATCCCGATGCCAAGTCTCAAGCGCAGGTCATGGTGTCTGTGGCCGGGGCGAATCTGAATTCAGGCGGCGTGTTATCAACCGGCCGGAACGGGAGACGTAGAGGCGACTCGAGCAGTGGTGCTAGCGGTCAAGGTGGTGCAGGCGCCGGTGGACGTGGTGGTTGGATTCATGTCTCTGACGGCAGACGGCCGCCTGACTATGGACGGATTGCTTG GCCTGAAGATATGTTCGGAAGCCTTGAGGTAGATTCCAATGGTCAGTTTGTTGGGGAAAATGGCAATTATCAACCAAGTG GTACCTATCGCATCCTAACCCGGGATGGAAT TTTCGGATTGAGTCCTTTTCTCAGAGAAAAGCTGGTTCAAAAGCTACGAGAGCTTGAGAAGTGA
- a CDS encoding putative peptidase, with the protein MCGRYALGVRMVYIQKRMQEQGMQVDEAPDDDAVRETFNFAPGNFGAVYRAEITDKGSYDAQQDADSERQDQDLGKAKDDMSSDATTVDNGVIKYKLQSMKWGLIPFWTKRQPDYGSMMRTINCRDDSLIQDSGMWTTMKRRKRCIVICQGFYEWLKKGPGGKEKVPHFVRRKDGELMCFAGLWDCVSYQGSDEKLYTYTVITTSSNSYLKFLHERMPVILDSGSEAMNKWLDPRQKTWSKELQSILKPYEGELECYPVPNEVGKVGNNSPNFVVPVDSKENKSNIANFFASINSKENTDPPPTKEAESPKVKIFKDEDRTTKVSEWSEDNIPKPVSAVKREHSPEAPGAVEESKKQMVDSDQMGPSPQKNKLRSATHNSPMKRASGKKAADGSQRITSFFKK; encoded by the exons ATGTGTGGGCGATACGCTTTGGGCGTG CGCATGGTGTACATCCAAAAACGCATGCAAGAGCAAGGCATGCAGGTGGATGAAGCACCAGACGATGATGCGGTCAGAGAGACATTTAACTTTGCACCGGGCAACTTCGGCGCTGTCTATCGCGCTGAGATCACCGACAAAGGGAGCTACGATGCTCAGCAAGATGCTGATAGCGAGCGCCAAGATCAAGATTTAGGAAAAGCAAAAGATGACATGAGCTCAGATGCTACGACAGTAGACAACGGGGTTATCAAATACAAGCTGCAGAGCATGAAATGGGGTCTCATCCCATTCTGGACGAAGCGTCAGCCAGACTACGGATCTATGATGCGCACGATCAACTGTCGCGATGACTCATTGATCCAGGATTCGGGGATGTGGACTACCATGAAGCGACGAAAGAGGTGCATTGTCATTTGCCAGGGCTTTTACGAGTGGCTGAAGAAGGGGCCCGGGGGCAAAGAAAAGGTTCCGCACTTTGTCCGGCGCAAAGACGGTGAGCTAATGTGCTTCGCTGGGTTGTGGGACTGTGTTTCCTATCAGG GTTCTGACGAAAAGCTCTACACGTACACGGTGATCACGACCTCGTCTAACTCATACCTGAAGTTTTTGCATGAACGCATGCCCGTCATTTTAGACTCCGGTAGTGAAGCAATGAATAAATGGCTGGACCCCCGCCAGAAGACCTGGTCAAAGGAGCTCCAATCAATTCTCAAGCCCTACGAGGGCGAACTGGAATGCTATCCTGTTCCCAACGAGGTTGGGAAAGTCGGAAATAATTCCCCGAACTTTGTTGTTCCTGTTGACAGCAAGGAGAACAAGAGCAACATTGCAAACTTCTTTGCCAGTATAAATTCGAAGGAGAATACAGATCCCCCTCCAACGAAGGAGGCCGAGTCACCGAAAGTGAAGATATTTAAAGACGAGGATCGCACAACTAAGGTTTCAGAATGGAGCGAGGACAATATCCCAAAACCGGTGTCAGCTGTCAAAAGGGAGCATAGTCCAGAAGCTCCTGGTGCAGTGGAGGAAAGTAAGAAGCAAATGGTCGATTCAGATCAAATGGGGCCATCGCCGCAAAAGAACAAGCTGCGCAGTGCTACACATAATAGTCCTATGAAGAGGGCCAGTGGGAAGAAGGCGGCAGATGGATCACAGCGAATTACGAGTTTCTTCAAGAAGTAA
- a CDS encoding Nonribosomal peptide synthase, putative has translation MAINSSHTTTSEKTLDRSEQFWRREFKDFSATIYPVVSSLYKPSTLKILTENIDLACGELDPVSAGAALALAWGLVLSRYTGNDDVIFGLGLESKSNDFSDTPVLPLRLLVDPQQSAMEALNNTETKIMDRSTFGVSSTRELSELGGEIAAGCQFMNILNIRQGQQNHPNALQSNEAHNVPLVIHCEIRTNGVDVEALVDPSTIPVETTRMMLHQLGHSFRATLNRRSRDTLVGDLRSVCPQGLADLMERGVQPPSPLVHARVHDLVVAQCQSSPLAPAIAAWDGHLTYHELDQFSSRLATKLAKLKLIQPDKIVPVLMERSVWVSVAILGILKAGGAFLLMDVSFTDDHVKQICAKIQPPLVLTSGRQEDRARSLDTPFLVVGDKALSADDEGNGTYLQSDYVQPSDACHGLFTSGSSGDPKIVVIDHAAVCTAWAQPTATQLTLSSSSRVLQSGSHAFAPDLGPGNDAVEAIQKFNANFITLTPSASRLLDPNQVPSLQVVVLAGEALGPLDLEKWQGRVQLKCMYGLAETAAFSLLADLTTPNSNYREIGVPTHTWNCWIVDTNNVEDLVPPGGVGELLLEGPSLGRGYLDDPARTAQTFIPTPSWLMQIRPVASHDSRCLKTGDLVRYSPSGTIEYIRRKDVTEVKIRGQRMDLTDVERHLARQYPTATRVAVDVIIPSDDVCHNRTMLVGFVYTEPPQHGVENENDEIFARSTIESREKVATVLSTLKEVLPTFMVPDVVVTVNRIPMTTSGKLHRDRLRRLASALPRRALLAHGNIPFSETDRHSERLVE, from the exons ATGGCAATCAATAGTAGCCATACCACAACATCCGAGAAAACTCTCGATCGGAGCGAACAGTTTTGGAGACGTGAATTCAAGGACTTTTCAGCAACGATATACCCCGTGGTCTCTTCGCTTTACAAGCCATCGACTCTCAAAATACTCACCGAGAATATCGATCTTGCATGTGGTGAACTTGATCCTGTCTCGGCCGGGGCAGCGTTGGCCCTGGCATGGGGTCTCGTTCTGTCTCGGTACACTGGCAACGATGATGTTATTTTCGGCCTTGGTCttgaatcaaaaagcaatgATTTTTCCGACACGCCGGTATTGCCTTTACGGCTGTTGGTCGACCCTCAGCAATCAGCGATGGAAGCGCTTAACAACACTGAAACCAAAATCATGGACCGGTCTACATTCGGTGTATCCTCAACCCGAGAGTTATCCGAGTTAGGTGGAGAAATAGCAGCAGGGTGTCAGTTCATGAACATCCTCAACATCCGACAAGGGCAACAAAACCATCCCAATGCCTTACAAAGCAACGAAGCGCACAATGTGCCCCTTGTGATCCATTGTGAGATCCGAACAAACGGTGTAGATGTAGAGGCCCTGGTGGATCCTTCTACAATTCCCGTCGAAACGACACGCATGATGTTGCACCAGCTAGGCCATTCTTTCCGGGCTACTCTTAATCGTCGCTCTCGGGATACCCTTGTTGGCGATCTCAGGTCTGTTTGTCCCCAAGGCTTGGCCGATCTGATGGAGAGAGGAGTCCAGCCGCCTTCTCCCTTGGTGCATGCCCGTGTGCACGATCTCGTCGTAGCACAATGCCAATCTAGCCCATTAGCGCCAGCTATCGCTGCTTGGGATGGCCATTTGACCTACCACGAGCTTGATCAGTTTTCTTCCCGCCTTGCAACGAAGCTCGCAAAGCTCAAATTGATACAGCCTGACAAGATAGTACCTGTTTTAATGGAGAGATCGGTGTGGGTTTCGGTTGCTATTCTCGGTATCTTGAAGGCGGGGGGCGCTTTTCTTCTAATGGACGTCTCTTTTACGGACGACCATGTGAAGCAGATTTGTGCAAAGATTCAACCTCCGCTTGTTCTGACATCTGGCCGCCAAGAGGATCGCGCAAGATCGCTGGATACACCTTTTTTGGTGGTGGGAGACAAGGCACTGTCGGCTGATGATGAAGGAAATGGTACATATCTTCAGTCCGATTACGTACAACCATCGGACGCATGCCATGGTCTTTTTACTTCTGGGTCCAGCGGGGATCCTAAAATCGTCGTCATAGATCACGCCGCGGTATGCACTGCCTGGGCACAACCGACAGCCACCCAACTCAcgctttcatcatcatctcgGGTCTTACAATCTGGCTCCCATGCATTTG CTCCAGATTTGGGTCCAGGGAATGATGCAGTAGAAGCCATTCAGAAGTTTAACGCCAATTTCATCACCCTGACCCCATCTGCATCTCGTCTCCTAGATCCAAACCAGGTCCCCTCCCTCCAAGTTGTGGTTCTAGCTGGCGAGGCGCTGGGTCCCCTTGATCTGGAGAAATGGCAAGGACGAGTGCAATTGAAATGCATGTATGGCTTGGCGGAGACTGCAGCATTCTCCTTGCTCGCCGATCTGACCACACCTAACTCAAACTACCGAGAGATTGGAGTGCCGACTCACACATGGAATTGTTGGATTGTAGACACCAACAATGTCGAAGATCTGGTACCCCCTGGTGGAGTAGGGGAGCTGCTGTTGGAAGGGCCCAGTCTAGGACGGGGTTATCTTGATGATCCTGCTCGTACGGCCCAGACTTTCATTCCGACCCCTTCCTGGCTCATGCAAATTCGACCCGTGGCATCACATGATTCTCGCTGCTTGAAGACAGGGGACCTCGTTCGCTACTCTCCCAGCGGGACAATTGAGTACATCCGCCGAAAGGACGTAACTGAAGTCAAGATCCGAGGACAGCGAATGGACCTAACGGACGTTGAAAGACACCTCGCGCGACAGTATCCCACGGCGACTCGAGTAGCCGTGGATGTAATCATTCCGTCAGATGATGTCTGCCATAATCGTACCATGCTGGTCGGCTTCGTCTATACGGAGCCCCCACAGCACGGTGTGGAAAACGAAAACGATGAGATATTTGCTCGCTCGACAATCGAGAGTCGAGAAAAGGTAGCCACCGTCCTCTCCACCCTGAAAGAAGTACTTCCTACATTCATGGTACCCGACGTCGTTGTGACTGTCAACCGAATCCCAATGACAACTTCGGGCAAGCTACACCGCGATCGACTACGCCGTCTAGCCTCAGCATTGCCTCGCAGAGCTTTACTGGCCCATGGCAACATTCCATTCTCTGAGACTGATAGGCACTCTGAGAGGCTTGTTGAGTGA
- a CDS encoding CDR ABC transporter: protein MNLYDPEATISGIFRGQQNDASECLANDITTGLITGDMLVDSRKRDEWQTGYVQQQDIHLHTSTGREALVLGILLRHTPNYTIKENKSRILLWAGKPVLTPL, encoded by the coding sequence ATGAATCTTTATGACCCAGAGGCAACTATATCAGGCATTTTCCGGGGCCAGCAAAACGACGCTTCTGAATGTCTGGCCAACGACATCACGACAGGCCTCATCACCGGGGATATGCTTGTAGATAGCCGAAAGCGTGATGAGTGGCAAACAGGCTACGTCCAGCAGCAAGATATCCATCTGCATACCTCCACTGGGCGTGAGGCACTGGTGTTGGGTATTCTACTTCGACACACGCCAAATTATACAATCAAAGAGAACAAGAGTCGCATCTTGCTTTGGGCAGGAAAGCCTGTTCTGACGCCGCTATAG
- a CDS encoding Mediator complex, subunit Med1, producing MRTPTGSGPAHAHHTSVSSHQYATPLAVPSGVDDTVNFSSPSALLALGGYTGISPSPVVHDGLVGAGMNESDIQNLGMQGIKLGVARDNDEEQRHRVEEVVQLLRARVSGRGVSRESVERLSRLEDFESIWQDDNLNIAGNFVDLEIDFYPGQDVVKDVSLRYATPEYTEGVRREEATAVLKRTLAQSPEDAECGKWRSLEEFHENLQWLAKLDKLSQEVNCFEALENLEENLRRIWVEESKNGKHNGEYQHLCAGVIGRPTIHKGTRIGLGLEYWVEQAKVLDTKRSLPSPDAMDLDPQHDRASKGELDDPSRVWTVMIECEEGYPSLRISKEWVGSEVFTVGESTELLPSNGASGSVNWLDPPQTTRLTHGNHDPMALDSSMLESSLPNRRFVGKLEPALDVPILAASEIYRHLGMQLPQEFKMITYDALLVSETSPLTSPVSSPQIGRRKRRMTVHAVNSKGAPYTKQHNYTFQSFESITGCTIRDLPFSHPRQLADILPILRQYAVLANLIRKTFHLPSKDQANTTQSSNAIPPNPRAPSIQPPDLFAGHDGPIFLNNSDPNEERLNLLLGLSSSDDGKKDSGVGLSTPSRGGKSPEQLFVDDVKVDVTLRIQLGQAPALMLLITDQRHYNENPETARSIQVPKQITICFEVGLNGQISVVDTAGLMGGEAVGDTEMQGMDNLDLGLQDVQQKIARVLEVSQDLSILVEWVLRWMQQRAGNG from the exons ATGAGAACACCGACCGGCTCAGGACCCGCTCATGCGCATCACACGAGTGTCTCGTCCCATCAATATGCGACCCCTCTTGCCGTCCCGAGTGGGGTTGACGACACTGTCAATTTCAGTTCGCCTTCGGCTCTCTTGGCGCTTGGTGGATATACTGGCATCAGTCCTTCTCCTGTGGTGCATGATGGTCTTGTTGGTGCGGGCATGAACGAGAGCGACATTCAAAACCTCGGGATGCAGGGAATCAAGCTTGGAGTCGCGCGCGACAACGACGAAGAGCAGAGACATCGTGTCGAGGAGGTCGTTCAGCTTCTACGAGCCCGAGTTTCTGGTAGAGGAGTTTCACGCGAAAGCGTGGAACGATTGAGTCGACTCGAAGATTTCGAGTCCATTTGGCAAGACGACAATCTCAACATCGCCGGTAACTTCGTCGATCTTGAGATCGATTTTTATCCTGGCCAGGATGTTGTCAAAGACGTCAGTCTACGATATGCCACACCTGAATATACGGAAGGTGTGCGGCGCGAGGAAGCTACAGCTGTCTTGAAACGAACCCTCGCCCAGTCCCCAGAGGACGCCGAATGCGGGAAATGGAGGTCACTTGAGGAGTTCCATGAGAATCTACAATGGCTTGCGAAGCTTGACAAACTCAGCCAAGAGGTGAATTGCTTTGAGGCCTTGGAGAATCTTGAAGAGAACCTCAGGCGGATCTGGGTTGAAGAAAGCAAGAATGGGAAGCACAATGGCGAGTATCAGCATCTTTGTGCAGGTGTCATCGGACGCCCAACCATTCACAAAGGGACTCGAATCGGACTCGGCTTGGAATATTGGGTTGAGCAAGCCAAAGTCCTGGATACGAAGCGGAGCCTACCGTCTCCGGATGCTATGGATCTTGATCCGCAACATGATCGAGCCTCGAAGGGCGAGTTAGACGACCCAAGCAGAGTATGGACTGTTATGATTGAGTGCGAAGAGGGGTATCCGTCGCTGCGCATTTCAAAGGAATGGGTTGGGAGTGAGGTTTTTACAGTGGGTGAAAGTACTGAATTGCTTCCATCAAATGGTGCCTCTGGGTCTGTGAACTGGCTTGATCCTCCGCAGACCACGCGACTGACCCATGGCAATCATGATCCCATGGCGTTGGACTCTAGCATGCTGGAATCATCGCTACCCAACCGCCGATTCGTCGGTAAACTTGAGCCTGCACTTGACGTTCCTATTCTTGCAGCCTCGGAGATTTATCGTCATCTCGGTATGCAACTACCACAAGAGTTCAAGATGATCACATACGATGCGTTGTTGGTGTCGGAAACTTCGCCGTTGACGTCACCGGTTTCATCACCTCAAATTGGCCGCAGAAAGCGCCGGATGACCGTGCATGCTGTTAATTCAAAGGGCGCACCATATACGAAACAACATAACTACACTTTCCAATCTTTTGAGTCCATCACTGGTTGCACCATCCGTGACCTACCTTTCTCGCACCCTCGGCAGCTCGCGGATATCCTTCCA ATCCTCCGGCAGTATGCCGTGTTAGCCAATTTGATTCGGAAGACATTCCATCTTCCTTCCAAGGATCAAGCCAACACCACCCAATCTTCAAATGCAATCCCCCCAAATCCCCGCGCTCCTTCTATCCAACCCCCAGACCTCTTCGCTGGTCACGACGGGCCCATCTTCTTGAACAACAGTGATCCAAATGAGGAGAGATTGAATCTGCTACTGGGTCTCAGTAGCTCGGATGATGGCAAGAAGGATTCTGGGGTTGGACTTTCAACGCCTTCCAGAGGAGGAAAGAGCCCCGAACAACTGTTCGTGGACGACGTCAAAGTCGACGTGACCTTGCGCATTCAACTGGGCCAAGCTCCTGCTCTCATGCTACTCATCACAGATCAGAGGCACTACAACGAGAATCCTGAAACCGCCCGATCTATTCAAGTCCCCAAACAAATCACAATTTGCTTTGAAGTCGGGCTAAACGGCCAGATCTCCGTTGTGGACACTGCTGGATTAATGGGTGGTGAAGCGGTTGGTGACACTGAAATGCAAGGTATGGACAACCTTGATCTAGGGCTCCAGGATGTACAACAGAAGATTGCCAGAGTGCTCGAGGTCTCGCAAGACTTGAGCATCTTGGTTGAGTGGGTACTGCGTTGGATGCAACAGCGGGCCGGAAATGGGTGA
- a CDS encoding 40S ribosomal protein RACK1 yields the protein MAEQLVLRGTLEGHNGWVTSLATSLENPNMLLSASRDKTLIIWNLTRDEQAYGYPKRSLEGHSHIVSDCVISSDGAYALSASWDKSLRLWELSTGNTTRTFVGHTNDVLSVSFSADNRQIVSGSRDRSIKLWNTLGDCKFTITDKGHTEWVSCVRFSPNPQNPVIVSAGWDKLVKVWELASCRLQTDHIGHTGYINTVTISPDGSLCASGGKDGTTMLWDLNESKHLYSLSAGDEIHALVFSPNRYWLCAATSSSITIFDLEKKSKVDELKPEFVEKGKKSRDPECISLAWSADGQTLFAGYTDNKIRAWGVMSRA from the exons ATGGCTGAGCAGCTGGTTCTTCGCGGCACCCTTGAGGGCCACAATGGCTGGGTTACTTCCCTCGCCACCTCCCTGGAGAA CCCCAACATGCTGCTGTCCGCTTCCCGCGACAAGACCCTGATCATCTGGAACCTTACCCGTGATGAGCAGGCCTACGGTTACCCCAAGCGCAGCCTCGAGGGTCACTCGCACATCGTCTCTGACTGT GTGATCTCCTCCGACGGTGCCTACGCTCTGTCTGCCTCGTGGGATAAATCTCTCCGTCTCTGGGAGCTCTCCACCGGTAACACCACCCGCACTTTTGTCGGCCACACCAACGATGTTCTGTCCGTCTCGTTCTCCGCCGACAACCGTCAGATCGTCTCCGGTTCTCGTGACCGCTCCATCAAGCTGTGGAACACCCTCGGTGACTGCAAGTTCACCATCACCGACAAGGGTCACACCGAGTGGGTTTCCTGCGTTCGCTTCAGCCCCAACCCCCAGAACCCCGTCATTGTCTCCGCTGGCTGGGACAAGCTCGTCAAG GTTTGGGAGCTCGCTTCCTGCCGTCTCCAGACCGACCACATCGGTCACACCGGATACATCAACACCGTCACTATCTCCCCCGACGGATCTCTCTGCGCCTCCGGTGGCAAGGACGGTACCACCATGCTCTGGGACCTTAACGAGTCCAAGCACCTCTACTCCCTCTCCGCTGGTGATGAGATTCACGCCCTTGTCTTCTCTCCCAACCGCTACTGGCTCTGCGCTGCCACCAGCAGCTCCATCACCATCTTCGACCtcgagaagaagagcaaggttGATGAGCTCAAGCCTGAGTTCGTtgagaagggcaagaagagcCGTGACCCCGAGTGCATCAGCTTGGCCTGGTCCGCTGACGGCCAGACCCTGTTCGCCGGTTACACTGACAACAAGATCCGTGCCTGGGGTGTTATGTCGCGCGCATAG